The Pectobacterium carotovorum genome contains a region encoding:
- a CDS encoding macro domain-containing protein has protein sequence MMKSLMDLLRGITRKPFKTVTYFFTSFSVLFTIVRMVVYFVPSIKFDGLIPLIIMLSISLGFTLKKVWKPSKVLIPIPNTGSKVEILFGDIFNQDGIRVIPANEYFDSKLGLPVSENSLHGIFINKCFGGHPESFDKQVEEGLSGKNSEVVDNKTDGKSRKYEIGTSVLMEADSKKYLVFAFAHTNETTCKAYIDVKDTWVALHEMWSSLRIFSGGAAVNLPLIGSGISGLGLPTRDILNLIILSAITETKHKEVTKLIRVILHRDRFDDLDLREIKDYWEKK, from the coding sequence ATGATGAAGTCTTTAATGGATTTACTTCGTGGGATTACTAGGAAGCCTTTTAAAACAGTTACCTATTTTTTTACATCATTTAGTGTATTATTTACCATAGTTCGAATGGTTGTTTATTTTGTTCCGAGTATTAAGTTTGATGGGTTAATTCCTCTTATAATAATGCTTAGTATTAGTTTAGGTTTTACTCTTAAAAAAGTGTGGAAACCATCAAAGGTTTTAATTCCAATACCTAATACTGGTTCAAAGGTCGAAATATTATTTGGAGATATCTTCAATCAAGATGGTATACGTGTCATTCCTGCAAATGAATATTTTGACAGTAAGCTAGGACTTCCGGTTTCTGAAAATAGCTTACATGGAATATTCATTAATAAATGTTTTGGTGGGCATCCTGAGTCATTCGATAAGCAGGTCGAAGAAGGCTTATCTGGGAAAAATTCAGAAGTAGTAGATAATAAAACTGACGGGAAGTCTAGGAAATATGAAATAGGAACAAGTGTCCTTATGGAAGCTGATTCAAAAAAATATCTTGTTTTTGCTTTTGCTCACACTAATGAGACCACCTGCAAAGCCTATATCGATGTAAAAGACACATGGGTTGCATTACATGAAATGTGGAGTTCACTTAGGATTTTTTCAGGTGGAGCAGCAGTTAATCTTCCATTAATAGGTAGTGGGATTTCAGGTCTGGGCTTACCAACACGCGATATCCTCAATTTGATAATTTTGTCTGCAATTACTGAAACCAAGCATAAAGAAGTTACTAAATTAATTAGAGTTATATTGCATCGAGATAGATTTGATGATCTTGATTTACGAGAAATAAAAGATTATTGGGAGAAAAAATAA
- a CDS encoding TIR domain-containing protein: MAYRNGTYVAFHANGTNIPGESDISYYNLLKAWSGKGDDSFAFINSHDKVSAVRDSSKAETLRRSLNERLKNSRNMLLIIGDTTRDDDDWVPFEINKAVDSYKLPLIIAYTKKVNNGGVIRNPNALSKYWPKVLKEKIGASSVNAIHIPFLKNVINDAIGQFDHSYPPSGKGLGIYSDDAYRSFGFTL, translated from the coding sequence ATGGCATATCGCAATGGGACATATGTCGCTTTTCATGCTAATGGGACGAATATACCAGGCGAGTCAGATATTAGTTATTATAATCTTTTGAAAGCATGGTCAGGAAAAGGAGATGATAGCTTTGCCTTTATCAATAGTCATGACAAAGTTTCTGCTGTCAGAGATTCAAGTAAAGCAGAAACCTTAAGAAGGTCGCTTAATGAAAGGCTCAAAAACTCAAGGAATATGTTGCTTATTATTGGTGATACTACCAGAGATGATGATGACTGGGTTCCTTTTGAAATAAATAAGGCAGTAGATAGTTATAAATTACCTCTTATTATTGCATATACAAAAAAAGTAAACAATGGAGGTGTAATTAGAAACCCAAATGCTTTATCAAAATATTGGCCTAAGGTTTTAAAAGAAAAAATAGGGGCATCTTCTGTAAATGCAATACATATACCTTTTCTGAAAAATGTAATAAATGATGCTATTGGGCAGTTCGATCACAGCTACCCACCGTCGGGGAAAGGACTTGGTATTTATAGTGATGATGCTTATCGAAGCTTTGGTTTTACTCTTTAA
- a CDS encoding type II toxin-antitoxin system PemK/MazF family toxin, with translation MSIIKINYYDVNNANSLLGEETLLNIDICELPYNPQNENVFIRRDFSNIPYSMWKVDDVQTTEDTEKNTITCDIYLNAVYFKPKSIAEKHGTNGSKLLRGRLVECDFGFFSQDYRSGFPPQTTLNNYNKKLPFEMVKRRLVVIISNREDPALVIPISKANKAVDARTVVEITSLPNDLVRFSNPQCYAKTAAITQVSGHRLFPLRYHSNGTKIYDSRIDKKLSVGDIKKIKEAALVSIGGAGILTELDCVKVTNEQANNEIILKNSKIEDLEKQVNELTKLIDDYTKP, from the coding sequence ATGAGCATAATTAAGATTAACTATTATGATGTGAATAATGCCAATTCCTTATTGGGAGAGGAGACGTTACTAAATATTGATATTTGTGAACTACCTTATAATCCTCAAAATGAGAACGTATTTATAAGAAGGGATTTTTCAAATATACCATATTCCATGTGGAAAGTAGATGATGTTCAGACCACCGAAGATACTGAGAAAAATACTATTACCTGTGATATTTATCTTAACGCTGTATATTTTAAGCCTAAATCTATTGCTGAGAAACATGGGACAAACGGTAGTAAATTACTAAGAGGTAGATTAGTTGAATGCGATTTTGGATTTTTCTCTCAAGATTACCGCTCTGGTTTCCCACCACAAACAACTTTGAATAATTACAATAAGAAACTCCCTTTTGAAATGGTCAAGCGGCGGTTAGTCGTAATAATTTCTAATAGAGAGGATCCTGCTTTAGTTATACCAATTAGTAAAGCTAATAAAGCTGTTGATGCAAGAACGGTCGTAGAAATTACAAGTTTACCCAATGATTTGGTACGTTTTAGTAACCCTCAATGTTATGCAAAAACAGCAGCTATAACCCAAGTGTCTGGACACCGTCTCTTTCCATTACGTTACCATTCTAACGGCACGAAAATTTATGATTCAAGAATTGATAAAAAGCTTTCAGTAGGGGATATAAAAAAGATTAAAGAAGCTGCGTTGGTTTCTATAGGTGGGGCAGGTATCTTGACAGAGTTAGATTGCGTGAAGGTAACAAATGAACAAGCGAATAATGAAATTATTTTAAAAAACAGCAAGATAGAAGATCTAGAGAAACAGGTGAATGAGTTGACCAAACTGATTGATGATTACACTAAACCTTGA
- a CDS encoding tyrosine-type recombinase/integrase: MGSLTVKTIQAILKAGQTGKYGDGHGLYLKVPPKGEPYWMLRYTQQTKRREITLGKVSFLSLSEARRLAEDTRRKVIAGDDPIVERKLNRPQKIYSVNDLFDDWSQDLVKRLKYPQIPQRFFKKDIAPHIGQLAMGKVTPLDVRAILQNITTSGRPTIANDALLYMKQLFNHGIKLGLILNNPATAFKVNDAGGVEKSRERVLSRDELKTVFQIFRNHRDSFSRDNYIACVLLLLLGVRKSELTEALWAEFDLDKAKWELPKERSKSGVGIVIPLPPLALELLNELKVRAYGSEYVFPNRRASKTPHMGSDTLNRAIAKLFGIETGRKIQPPNHMGDIEYFTVHDLRRTCRSLLASLSVPPHVAERCLNHKLKGVESIYDRYDYFEERKEAHLKVAELLKAVI, translated from the coding sequence ATGGGTTCACTGACAGTTAAAACTATCCAGGCAATCCTGAAAGCTGGGCAAACCGGTAAATATGGTGATGGTCATGGCCTGTATCTGAAAGTCCCGCCTAAAGGCGAGCCCTATTGGATGCTGAGATATACTCAACAGACCAAAAGGCGAGAAATCACTCTTGGGAAGGTTTCTTTTCTGTCATTATCTGAAGCTCGTAGGCTGGCAGAGGACACACGCCGGAAAGTCATTGCTGGGGATGACCCTATTGTTGAGCGAAAACTCAACCGACCACAAAAAATCTATTCAGTTAATGACCTGTTTGATGACTGGAGCCAAGATCTGGTTAAACGGCTGAAATATCCCCAAATCCCCCAGCGGTTTTTTAAAAAAGATATCGCCCCTCACATTGGTCAACTGGCTATGGGTAAAGTCACCCCACTCGATGTCCGTGCTATTCTGCAAAATATTACGACCAGTGGCAGACCCACTATCGCCAACGATGCGCTGTTGTATATGAAGCAACTTTTCAATCACGGCATCAAACTTGGGTTAATCCTTAATAATCCGGCAACGGCATTTAAGGTAAATGATGCGGGTGGCGTGGAAAAAAGCAGAGAAAGGGTGTTAAGTCGGGATGAGCTGAAAACTGTTTTCCAGATTTTCAGAAATCACCGTGATAGTTTTAGCCGTGATAATTACATTGCCTGTGTATTACTTTTACTACTTGGTGTCCGAAAAAGCGAACTCACAGAAGCTCTCTGGGCTGAGTTTGATTTAGATAAAGCCAAATGGGAATTACCAAAAGAAAGAAGCAAATCCGGTGTGGGAATTGTTATTCCATTACCCCCATTAGCACTTGAGCTATTGAATGAGCTAAAGGTAAGAGCTTACGGTTCAGAATATGTATTCCCTAATCGCAGAGCGAGTAAAACACCGCATATGGGAAGCGATACGCTAAACAGGGCTATTGCGAAACTCTTTGGTATCGAAACAGGAAGGAAAATCCAGCCACCGAATCATATGGGCGATATTGAGTATTTTACTGTCCACGATTTGAGAAGAACTTGCCGTAGTCTGCTTGCTTCTCTTTCTGTTCCTCCTCATGTCGCCGAAAGATGCCTTAACCATAAGCTCAAAGGCGTTGAAAGCATCTATGACCGATATGATTATTTTGAAGAGCGGAAAGAAGCTCATTTGAAAGTTGCTGAATTACTTAAAGCGGTGATTTGA
- a CDS encoding helix-turn-helix transcriptional regulator produces the protein MKRALGKKQLVEMVPLSISVIESLERNGEFPKRFYITDRRAAWNADEIEAWLDERQANGPKTLSTFIPPPPKKRGRPPKSDKR, from the coding sequence ATGAAAAGAGCTTTAGGGAAAAAACAACTGGTTGAGATGGTTCCGCTATCGATCTCCGTTATCGAAAGCCTGGAGCGTAACGGTGAATTCCCGAAACGCTTCTACATCACAGACCGCCGGGCGGCGTGGAACGCTGACGAGATTGAAGCGTGGCTGGATGAGCGGCAAGCGAACGGGCCGAAGACGCTATCAACCTTCATCCCCCCACCGCCGAAGAAGCGCGGGCGACCACCTAAATCGGATAAGCGGTAG
- a CDS encoding helix-turn-helix transcriptional regulator translates to MSKHSHMLDDPIIFTRDILKRYGISPKTLWKWRDSKKMPTSFKEPFPAPVVPGNPNRWRESDVLSWEARNVAGS, encoded by the coding sequence ATGAGCAAACATTCACACATGCTGGATGACCCCATAATTTTTACCAGAGACATATTGAAACGCTACGGCATCAGCCCTAAAACACTGTGGAAATGGCGTGACAGCAAGAAAATGCCTACTTCTTTCAAAGAACCTTTCCCCGCGCCAGTGGTGCCGGGCAACCCGAACCGCTGGCGGGAAAGTGATGTGTTGTCATGGGAAGCAAGAAACGTGGCTGGCAGTTAA
- a CDS encoding helix-turn-helix transcriptional regulator — protein MKSAIRKSRLLEIVPLSESQIYALEKAGKFPKRFQISARAVAWNGDEVEAWLDARQQNPATPDPSMAKKFEKNPNHSKARS, from the coding sequence ATGAAATCAGCAATCAGAAAGTCGAGACTGTTGGAGATCGTTCCGCTGTCCGAGTCGCAAATTTACGCGCTTGAAAAGGCTGGCAAGTTCCCGAAGCGTTTCCAGATAAGCGCACGCGCCGTAGCTTGGAACGGCGACGAGGTAGAGGCGTGGCTTGATGCGCGTCAGCAGAACCCGGCAACGCCAGATCCGTCAATGGCGAAGAAGTTCGAGAAGAACCCGAATCACTCAAAAGCAAGAAGTTGA
- a CDS encoding single-stranded DNA-binding protein, translating to MTAQISAYGRLVVDVQSRTTSSGNNMSFARIAVSLPCQRSDNGVSTFWLAVTAFGKQADALAKHQKGDMVSVSGDMQITQWTDGLGVGQTGYQVIADSVVSARTVRPSCRKGAIGQPTDALRRAREGG from the coding sequence GTGACTGCTCAAATTTCAGCGTATGGCCGCTTGGTGGTTGATGTGCAAAGCCGTACCACCAGCAGCGGCAACAACATGAGCTTTGCCCGGATAGCGGTATCGCTACCTTGTCAGCGTTCTGATAATGGGGTGAGTACTTTCTGGCTAGCGGTAACAGCCTTTGGCAAACAGGCCGACGCGCTAGCGAAGCATCAAAAAGGAGACATGGTGAGCGTGTCGGGCGATATGCAGATCACCCAATGGACGGATGGGCTCGGTGTTGGGCAAACCGGCTATCAAGTGATTGCCGACAGCGTGGTAAGCGCCAGAACAGTGCGCCCAAGTTGTCGAAAGGGTGCCATCGGACAACCAACAGACGCATTACGTCGTGCGAGAGAGGGAGGTTAA
- a CDS encoding HGGxSTG domain-containing protein, with protein sequence MDKRKIKVKRLEAYYERHQTQYDVWAQSGYDPRYKPTESYPADLQNLQCGATTRAGTPCKRKDIYRNGRCKYHGGMSTGAKTPEGKARQIEGFRRWLEGKRQSEPE encoded by the coding sequence ATGGACAAGAGAAAAATCAAAGTAAAACGCCTGGAAGCATACTATGAGCGACACCAGACCCAATATGATGTGTGGGCACAATCAGGCTATGATCCTCGATACAAGCCAACTGAATCATACCCCGCCGATTTGCAAAACCTTCAATGTGGGGCCACCACCCGCGCGGGCACTCCCTGCAAACGCAAAGATATTTATCGCAATGGGCGATGTAAGTACCATGGAGGTATGAGTACTGGAGCTAAAACACCAGAAGGGAAAGCTCGCCAGATAGAAGGGTTTCGTCGCTGGCTTGAAGGAAAACGTCAAAGTGAACCCGAATAA
- a CDS encoding KilA-N domain-containing protein, with translation MSTDAEGRFNLNSLHKASGAEKKNGPSYWLVLDGTKQLIAELENQTTQISVVTKEGRNGGTFAHELLRDI, from the coding sequence ATTTCCACGGATGCCGAAGGGCGGTTTAACCTGAACTCTTTACATAAAGCGAGTGGGGCGGAGAAAAAGAACGGGCCTAGCTATTGGTTGGTTCTCGATGGTACAAAGCAACTGATTGCTGAGCTTGAAAATCAAACTACCCAGATCTCGGTAGTTACGAAAGAAGGCAGGAACGGCGGCACTTTCGCTCATGAGCTGTTGCGTGACATTTAA